Proteins from one Rosa chinensis cultivar Old Blush chromosome 7, RchiOBHm-V2, whole genome shotgun sequence genomic window:
- the LOC112177088 gene encoding GATA transcription factor 26 isoform X1 — protein MGKQGPCYHCGVTSTPLWRNGPPEKPVLCNACGSRWRTKGTLVNYTPLHARAEPEDYEDHRVSRMKSMSINKNKEVKLVKRKQHPDSVVVGADYSHGFRKVVDEDTSNRSSSGSAVSNTESCAHFGSADASDLTGPAQSMVWDSTVPSRKRTCVGRPKQSPVEKLTKDLYTILHEQQSSYFSGSSEEDLLFESETPMVSVEIGHGSVLIRHPSSIAREEESEASSLSVDNRQCHINEAYSHSASLFVHNNKGVNMSSTVIGKMNSPAGQGMQQEPLKRDKSQHDNFQILGNHNSPLHHIDLNDIVNYEEFMRQLTNEEQQQLLKHLSPVDVKFPYSLRNMFDSPQFRENLTSFQQLLAEGVFDISFPGAKTEDCKTLKRLALSNSLKSKWVERYHLIKKCKTTSGKSVVSGSNFTTSSNFRQVKRLRDSETRSFPDVKIVMKSPKRVIMKGGYENKDILDYDGSCFSPKSLFALPPDGSSLMLDSMSFVEESSDQDLLLDIPSNGSYPQAELLHPALSFGSQQASTSSSSIYPHLLHP, from the exons atGGGCAAGCAAGGGCCCTGCTATCACTGTGGAGTTACAA GCACCCCCCTTTGGCGCAATGGGCCACCTGAAAAGCCAGTACTTTGCAATGCATGTGGATCTCGATGGAGGACTAAGGGAACACTTGTAAATTATACCCCTCTACATGCTCGAGCAGAACCTGAGGATTATGAAGATCACAGAGTTTCCAGGATGAAGAGCATGtctataaataaaaacaaagaagtgaAACTGGTTAAAAGAAAGCAGCATCCTGACAGTGTAGTGGTTGGTGCTGATTACTCCCATGGGTTTCGAAAGGTAGTTGATGAAGATACAAGTAATAGATCCAGTTCTGGGTCTGCTGTGTCCAACACTGAAAGCTGCGCACACTTTGGGAGTGCAGATGCAAGTGATTTGACAG GTCCTGCTCAGTCAATGGTGTGGGACTCAACGGTACCTTCTAGGAAAAGGACCTGTGTCGGTCGTCCAAAGCAATCTCCTGTTGAAAAGCTCACAAAAGATCTATATACTATTTTACATGAACAACAGTCTTCTTACTTCTCTGGGTCTTCTGAAGAGGATCTACTTTTTGAGAGTGAAACACCTATGGTCTCTGTTGAGATAGGACATGGAAGTGTTCTCATAAGGCATCCCAGCTCAATAGCCCGAGAAGAGGAGTCTGAAGCTAGCTCGCTTTCAGTTGATAACAGGCAGTGCCATATAAATGAGGCTTATTCCCATTCTGCATCCCTTTTTGTACATAATAACAAGGGTGTAAATATGTCCAGTACTGTGATTGGAAAGATGAATAGCCCTGCAGGACAAGGGATGCAGCAAGAACCACTGAAAAG GGACAAGTCACAGCATGACAACTTCCAAATCTTGGGAAACCATAATTCACCACTTCATCATATAGATTTGAAT GATATTGTAAATTATGAAGAGTTCATGAGGCAGTTGACAAATGAGGAGCAACAGCAATTACTGAAGCATCTATCTCCAGTGGATGTCAAGTTTCCTTATAG CCTCAGAAATATGTTTGATAGCCCTCAGTTCAGAGAGAACTTAACTTCCTTTCAGCAACTGCTTGCAGAAGGGGTCTTTGATATCTCCTTCCCAGGGGCAAAAACTGAAGACTGTAAGACTTTGAAAAGGCTTGCATTATCCAATTCTTTGAAATCTAAGTGGGTTGAACGCTATCATCTTATCAAG AAGTGTAAAACTACCTCCGGAAAGTCTGTTGTCTCTGGATCTAACTTCACCACATCTAGTAATTTTCGACAAGTCAAGAGACTGCGGGATAGTGAGACTCGAAGCTTTCCAG ATGTAAAGATTGTGATGAAGAGCCCCAAAAGGGTAATCATGAAGGGGGGCTATGAAAACAAGGATATCCTGGACTATGATGGTTCTTGCTTTAGTCCAAAAAGCCTCTTTGCTTTGCCTCCTGATGGTAGCTCTCTCATGCTGGATTCCATGAGTTTCGTCGAAGAAAGTTCTGACCAGGATCTTCTGCTGGATATTCCATCCAATGGATCCTACCCCCAAGCAGAGCTTCTTCACCCAGCCTTGAGTTTTGGCTCCCAACAAGCAAGCACTAGTAGTAGCTCAATATACCCACATCTACTCCATCCCTGA
- the LOC112177088 gene encoding GATA transcription factor 26 isoform X2, with product MKSMSINKNKEVKLVKRKQHPDSVVVGADYSHGFRKVVDEDTSNRSSSGSAVSNTESCAHFGSADASDLTGPAQSMVWDSTVPSRKRTCVGRPKQSPVEKLTKDLYTILHEQQSSYFSGSSEEDLLFESETPMVSVEIGHGSVLIRHPSSIAREEESEASSLSVDNRQCHINEAYSHSASLFVHNNKGVNMSSTVIGKMNSPAGQGMQQEPLKRDKSQHDNFQILGNHNSPLHHIDLNDIVNYEEFMRQLTNEEQQQLLKHLSPVDVKFPYSLRNMFDSPQFRENLTSFQQLLAEGVFDISFPGAKTEDCKTLKRLALSNSLKSKWVERYHLIKKCKTTSGKSVVSGSNFTTSSNFRQVKRLRDSETRSFPDVKIVMKSPKRVIMKGGYENKDILDYDGSCFSPKSLFALPPDGSSLMLDSMSFVEESSDQDLLLDIPSNGSYPQAELLHPALSFGSQQASTSSSSIYPHLLHP from the exons ATGAAGAGCATGtctataaataaaaacaaagaagtgaAACTGGTTAAAAGAAAGCAGCATCCTGACAGTGTAGTGGTTGGTGCTGATTACTCCCATGGGTTTCGAAAGGTAGTTGATGAAGATACAAGTAATAGATCCAGTTCTGGGTCTGCTGTGTCCAACACTGAAAGCTGCGCACACTTTGGGAGTGCAGATGCAAGTGATTTGACAG GTCCTGCTCAGTCAATGGTGTGGGACTCAACGGTACCTTCTAGGAAAAGGACCTGTGTCGGTCGTCCAAAGCAATCTCCTGTTGAAAAGCTCACAAAAGATCTATATACTATTTTACATGAACAACAGTCTTCTTACTTCTCTGGGTCTTCTGAAGAGGATCTACTTTTTGAGAGTGAAACACCTATGGTCTCTGTTGAGATAGGACATGGAAGTGTTCTCATAAGGCATCCCAGCTCAATAGCCCGAGAAGAGGAGTCTGAAGCTAGCTCGCTTTCAGTTGATAACAGGCAGTGCCATATAAATGAGGCTTATTCCCATTCTGCATCCCTTTTTGTACATAATAACAAGGGTGTAAATATGTCCAGTACTGTGATTGGAAAGATGAATAGCCCTGCAGGACAAGGGATGCAGCAAGAACCACTGAAAAG GGACAAGTCACAGCATGACAACTTCCAAATCTTGGGAAACCATAATTCACCACTTCATCATATAGATTTGAAT GATATTGTAAATTATGAAGAGTTCATGAGGCAGTTGACAAATGAGGAGCAACAGCAATTACTGAAGCATCTATCTCCAGTGGATGTCAAGTTTCCTTATAG CCTCAGAAATATGTTTGATAGCCCTCAGTTCAGAGAGAACTTAACTTCCTTTCAGCAACTGCTTGCAGAAGGGGTCTTTGATATCTCCTTCCCAGGGGCAAAAACTGAAGACTGTAAGACTTTGAAAAGGCTTGCATTATCCAATTCTTTGAAATCTAAGTGGGTTGAACGCTATCATCTTATCAAG AAGTGTAAAACTACCTCCGGAAAGTCTGTTGTCTCTGGATCTAACTTCACCACATCTAGTAATTTTCGACAAGTCAAGAGACTGCGGGATAGTGAGACTCGAAGCTTTCCAG ATGTAAAGATTGTGATGAAGAGCCCCAAAAGGGTAATCATGAAGGGGGGCTATGAAAACAAGGATATCCTGGACTATGATGGTTCTTGCTTTAGTCCAAAAAGCCTCTTTGCTTTGCCTCCTGATGGTAGCTCTCTCATGCTGGATTCCATGAGTTTCGTCGAAGAAAGTTCTGACCAGGATCTTCTGCTGGATATTCCATCCAATGGATCCTACCCCCAAGCAGAGCTTCTTCACCCAGCCTTGAGTTTTGGCTCCCAACAAGCAAGCACTAGTAGTAGCTCAATATACCCACATCTACTCCATCCCTGA